In a genomic window of Ipomoea triloba cultivar NCNSP0323 chromosome 3, ASM357664v1:
- the LOC116012759 gene encoding thylakoid lumenal 15 kDa protein 1, chloroplastic, producing MAVLSCLCSAKLGNPLHKTASATPKPAVSQSLRRYPFRISANSLSPATLNPQSQAPRKDPLLSFGESLSTAGFIALLSASLFFASDPALAFKGGGPYGAGVTRGQDLTGKDFSGKSLIKQDFKTSILRQANFKGAKLLGASFFDADLTGADLSEADLRGADFSLANVVKANLSNANLEGATATGNTSFKGSIITGADFTDVPLRDDQREYLCKIADGVNPMTGNATRDTLLCN from the exons ATGGCGGTTCTCAGCTGCTTGTGCTCCGCAAAACTTGGCAATCCTCTTCACAAAACAGCTTCAGCTACTCCCAAACCCGCCGTCTCGCAGTCTCTCCGCCGCTACCCTTTTCGCATCTCCGCCAATTCTCTGTCTCCGGCGACTTTGAACCCGCAATCTCAGGCTCCGAGAAAAGACCCGCTCTTGTCTTTCGGAGAATCTCTCTCCACTGCCGGCTTCATCGCTCTCCTCTCTGCTTCACTCTTCTTTGCCTCTGATCCTGCATTGGCCTTTAAG GGTGGAGGTCCATATGGTGCTGGGGTGACCAGAGGGCAGGACCTTACTGGGAAGGATTTTAGTGGAAAAAGTTTGATCAAGCAAGATTTCAAGACG TCTATATTAAGACAAGCCAATTTTAAAGGTGCAAAGTTATTAGGAGCTAGCTTCTTTGATGCTGATTTGACAG GCGCTGATCTCTCTGAGGCTGATCTTAGAGGCGCTGACTTCTCCTTAGCAAATGTAGTAAAG GCAAATTTAAGCAACGCTAACTTGGAAGGAGCGACTGCAACTGGCAACACATCTTTTAAAGGGTCAATTATAACAGGCGCAG ATTTCACAGACGTTCCTCTAAGAGACGATCAAAGGGAATACCTCTGCAAAATCGCTgatgg GGTAAATCCCATGACTGGCAATGCAACACGAGATACATTACTCTGCAATTAG
- the LOC116011961 gene encoding AT-hook motif nuclear-localized protein 15-like, producing the protein MANRWWTGTGTLAMNQMEMKSHLGLRREPEFGGGGDGAAATTTNSSGSQSQNPSEGGTHGQEEEVNNEGQEGEEQNGGGSGRRPRGRPPGSKNKPKPPIVVTKESPNALRSHVMEISSGSDIVETIAAFARQRHRGVSVLSGSGIVTNVNLRQPAVPAGVITLEGRFEILSLSGAFLPPPSPPGATGLTVYLAGGQGQVVGGNVVGSLVASGPVMIIAATFTNATYERLPLPEEETPPPPPEAAAAAMQLQPPSEVEVAAATNGGLAADPPPSSSLPLYNLPLNLFSNGGHMPHHEVFWSPPPRPPPSNY; encoded by the coding sequence ATGGCGAATAGGTGGTGGACTGGGACTGGGACTTTAGCTATGAATCAAATGGAGATGAAAAGCCATCTTGGGTTGAGGAGGGAGCCGGAGTTTGGCGGCGGCGGGGATGGCGCCGCCGCCACGACGACGAATAGTAGTGGGAGTCAAAGTCAGAACCCTAGTGAGGGTGGGACCCATGGGCAAGAAGAGGAGGTGAATAATGAGGGGCAAGAAGGGGAGGAGCAGAACGGAGGCGGGTCGGGTCGGCGGCCGAGAGGTAGGCCGCCGGGGTCGAAGAACAAGCCGAAGCCGCCGATTGTGGTGACGAAGGAGAGTCCCAACGCGCTGCGGAGCCACGTGATGGAGATAAGTAGTGGGAGTGATATCGTGGAGACTATCGCCGCCTTCGCGCGGCAGCGCCACCGCGGCGTCTCCGTCCTCAGCGGCAGCGGCATCGTCACCAACGTGAATCTCCGCCAGCCCGCCGTGCCCGCCGGGGTCATTACCCTCGAAGGAAGGTTCGAGATACTCTCCTTATCCGGCGCGTTTCTCCCACCGCCTTCCCCGCCTGGCGCCACGGGATTAACCGTCTACCTCGCCGGCGGCCAGGGCCAAGTCGTCGGCGGAAATGTGGTGGGCTCTCTGGTGGCTTCCGGCCCCGTGATGATCATCGCCGCCACCTTTACAAACGCAACTTATGAAAGATTGCCACTGCCGGAGGAAGaaacgccgccgccgccgccggaggcggcggcggcggcaatGCAACTGCAGCCACCGTCGGAAGTGGAAGTAGCCGCCGCAACAAATGGCGGTTTGGCTGCAGATCCACCACCTTCTTCCTCGCTCCCTTTATACAACTTACCTCTCAACTTGTTCTCCAATGGCGGCCATATGCCTCATCATGAAGTGTTCTGGTCTCCTCCGCCGCGCCCGCCGCCGTCGAATTATTGA
- the LOC116012096 gene encoding probable phosphoribosylformylglycinamidine synthase, chloroplastic/mitochondrial produces the protein MAMAAWDIAAAEFLQGANRQKLALPKHSVRQTDRLLWGVLARGSPFKFSNKNVRLQSRFPERIKAVVSGNVSTSQSEEQSKVQQPPGKVVHLYRVPLLQDSATAELLKLVQMKISNKIIDLKTEQCFNIGLTSDLSSEKHSVLKWVLGETYEPEKLGTESFLNRDRMQNSNAVIVEVGPRLSFTTAWSANAVSICKACGLTEISRLERSRRYLLYVEPGNGPLPDSQINEFAAMVHDRMTESVYPEKLSSFETSVVPEKVWSIPVLEKGRKALEEINEEMGFAFDEQDLQYYTKLFRDDIKRNPTNVELFDIAQSNSEHSRHWFFTGKLVIDGQPVSRTLMQIVKSTLVANPNNSVIGFKDNSSAIKGFLVNQLRPVQPGSTCPLSTSSHDLDILFTAETHNFPCAVAPYPGAETGAGGRIRDTHATGRGSFVVASTAGYCVGNLNIEGSYAPWEDPSFQYPANLASPLQILIDSSNGASDYGNKFGEPLIQGYTRTFGMRLPSGERREWLKPIMFSAGIGQIDHIHITKGEPEIGMLVVKIGGPAYRIGMGGGAASSMVSGQNDADLDFNAVQRGDAEMAQKLYRVVRACVEMGNDNPIISIHDQGAGGNCNVVKEIIHPQGAKIDIRAVVVGDHTMSVLEIWGAEYQEQDAILIKPESGSLLQAICKRERLSMAVIGTINGEGRITLVDSLAIEQCQSNGLPPPPPAVDLELEKVLGDMPQKTFESHRANNVLKPLDIAPGTTVMEALNRVLRLPSVASKRFLTTKVDRCVTGLVAQQQTVGPLQITLADVAVIAQTYTDFTGGACSIGEQPIKGLLNPKAMARVAVGEALTNLVWAKVTSLSDVKASGNWMYAAKLDGEGAAMYDAAIALSESMIELGIAIDGGKDSLSMAARASGEVVKAPGNLVISTYVTCSDITKTVTPDLKLGDDGILLHIDLAKGKRRLGGSALAQAFYQIGDECPDLEDVSYLKAVFNEVQNLLSDDLISAGHDISDGGLLVGILEMAFAGNCGICLDLTSPESSILHTLFAEELGVIIEVNKNNLDVVMSKLQNGGVSAEVIGKVTASPQVDLRIDGVAYLNEKTSVLRDIWEETSFKLEKFQRLASCVELEKQGLKSRHEPLWKLSFTPNFTDQKYMTATSKPKVAVIREEGSNGDREMSAAFYAAGFEPWDVAMSDLLNGVVSLHEFRGIVFVGGFSYADVLDSAKGWAASIRFNQPLLNQFQEFYNRPDTFSLGVCNGCQLMALLGWVPGPQVGGVLGKGGDPSQPRFVHNESGRFECRFTSVTIQESPSIMFKGMEGSTLGVWAAHGEGRAYFPDNSVLNDILGSNLAPVKYCDDDGTPTEVYPFNLNGSPLGVAAICSPDGRHLAMMPHPERCFLMWQFPWYPKHWDVEKKGPSPWLRMFQNAREWCS, from the exons ATGGCTATGGCTGCTTGGGACATTGCTGCAGCAGAGTTCTTACAG GGTGCGAATAGACAGAAGCTAGCTTTACCCAAACATTCAGTTAGGCAGACTGATCGTTTGCTTTGGGGTGTACTTGCACGAGGAAGTCCCTTCAAGTTTTCTAACAAGAATGTTAGATTACAATCCCGTTTTCCTGAAAGGATCAAAGCAGTGGTCTCAGGGAATGTAAGCACCTCTCAGAGTGAGGAGCAAAGCAAGGTTCAACAACCTCCTGGAAAAGTTGTACATCTGTATCGTGTCCCATTGCTTCAAGATAGTGCTACTGCAGAACTTCTCAAGTTGGTTCAAATGAAAATCTCAAACAAAATAATCGACTTGAAAACGGAGCAGTGTTTCAATATTGGGTTGACCTCAGATCTTTCTAGCGAGAAGCATTCAGTGCTTAAGTGGGTTTTAGGAGAGACATATGAGCCTGAGAAGTTGGGAACAGAGAGTTTTCTGAATAGAGACAGGATGCAAAATTCGAATGCAGTGATTGTGGAAGTTGGTCCACGGTTATCTTTCACTACAGCTTGGTCTGCTAATGCAGTTTCAATTTGTAAAGCATGCGGGTTGACAGAGATAAGTAGATTGGAGCGCTCAAGGAGGTATCTATTATATGTTGAGCCCGGAAATGGTCCACTACCTGATAGTCAAATCAATGAGTTTGCTGCAATGGTTCATGATCGGATGACTGAGAGTGTTTACCCTGAGAAGCTTAGTTCTTTTGAGACGAGTGTTGTACCAGAGAAGGTTTGGAGCATACCAGTCCTGGAGAAGGGCCGCAAGGCATTGGAGGAAATAAATGAGGAAATGGGATTTGCCTTTGATGAACAAGATTTACAGTATTATACTAAGCTTTTCAGGGATGATATTAAGCGGAACCCTACCaatgttgagttgtttgacatTGCACAGTCTAACAGTGAACACAGCAGACACTGGTTCTTTACTGGGAAACTTGTAATTGATGGTCAGCCTGTTAGTAGAACTCTCATGCAGATTGTTAAAAGCACTTTGGTGGCAAATCCAAACAATTCTGTCATTGGATTCAAGGACAACTCTAGTGCCATCAAGGGATTTTTGGTGAATCAGTTGCGACCTGTTCAGCCTGGTTCCACGTGCCCCTTGAGCACAAGTTCTCATGATCTTGATATCTTATTTACAGCTGAAACTCACAACTTCCCATGTGCAGTGGCGCCATATCCTGGTGCAGAGACAGGGGCAGGAGGCCGTATCAGGGATACCCATGCTACTGGAAGGGGTTCATTTGTTGTTGCATCTACAGCTGGCTATTGTGTTGGAAATCTTAATATTGAAGGGTCATATGCTCCGTGGGAAGATCCTTCCTTCCAATACCCTGCAAACTTGGCTTCACCATTGCAAATCTTGATTGATTCCAGCAATGGAGCATCTGATTATGGGAATAAGTTTGGCGAGCCCTTGATTCAGGGTTATACAAGGACTTTTGGGATGAGACTTCCAAGTGGGGAGAGGAGAGAATGGTTGAAGCCTATCATGTTTAGTGCAGGTATTGGGCAAATAGATCACATTCATATCACAAAGGGAGAGCCTGAGATTGGAATGTTGGTTGTTAAAATTGGAGGTCCAGCATATCGCATAGGAATGGGAGGTGGTGCTGCATCCAGCATGGTTAGTGGCCAAAATGATGCTGATCTTGACTTCAATGCAGTACAACGTGGAGATGCAGAGATGGCACAGAAATTGTACCGAGTTGTTCGTGCTTGTGTAGAAATGGGAAATGACAACCCAATCATCAGCATTCATGATCAGGGTGCTGGTGGAAACTGCAACGTTGTCAAGGAGATCATACATCCACAAGGTGCTAAGATTGATATAAGGGCAGTTGTAGTTGGTGACCACACAATGTCTGTTCTTGAGATATGGGGTGCTGAATATCAAGAGCAAGATGCAATATTAATCAAGCCTGAAAGTGGTAGTCTTTTGCAGGCAATCTGTAAAAGGGAGAGACTCTCCATGGCTGTTATTGGAACAATTAATGGCGAGGGGCGTATTACCTTGGTGGACAGTTTAGCTATTGAACAATGCCAATCAAATGGacttcctcctcctccaccgGCAGTGGATCTTGAACTTGAGAAAGTTCTTGGGGATATGCCTCAAAAAACTTTTGAATCTCATCGTGCAAATAATGTGCTAAAGCCACTTGATATTGCTCCTGGGACAACAGTTATGGAGGCTCTGAATAGGGTACTGAGGCTTCCTTCTGTCGCTTCAAAAAGGTTCTTGACTACTAAAGTTGATAGGTGTGTTACAGGTCTTGTGGCACAGCAGCAAACTGTGGGTCCATTGCAAATTACGCTTGCTGATGTTGCTGTTATTGCTCAAACTTACACAGACTTTACTGGTGGTGCTTGCTCAATTGGAGAGCAGCCCATTAAAGGCCTGTTAAATCCAAAAGCAATGGCGCGAGTGGCTGTTGGAGAAGCACTCACAAATCTTGTTTGGGCAAAAGTTACCTCTCTTTCTGATGTCAAAGCTAGTGGGAATTGGATGTATGCTGCAAAGCTAGATGGGGAAGGAGCTGCAATGTATGATGCTGCCATTGCTCTTTCAGAATCTATGATTGAACTTGGCATTGCAATTGATGGGGGGAAGGATAGCCTTTCCATGGCGGCCCGCGCTTCAGGGGAGGTCGTCAAGGCTCCTGGGAACTTGGTTATAAGTACATATGTAACTTGTTCTGATATAACAAAAACAGTCACACCAGATTTGAAGCTTGGAGATGATGGTATACTGCTCCACATTGACTTGGCAAAGGGTAAAAGGCGCCTTGGTGGATCTGCTCTTGCCCAG GCTTTTTATCAAATTGGCGATGAGTGTCCTGACCTTGAGGACGTTTCTTACCTTAAAGCAGTTTTCAATGAGGTTCAGAATCTCCTTTCCGATGATCTTATTTCTGCTGGTCATGATATCAGTGATGGGGGTCTTCTTGTTGGAATTCTTGAAATGGCTTTTGCTGGGAATTGTGGTATTTGCTTGGATTTGACTTCTCCAGAGAGTAGCATATTGCATACACTTTTTGCAGAAGAGCTTGGTGTTATCATTGAGGTTAATAAGAATAACTTGGATGTAGTTATGTCAAAGCTTCAAAACGGTGGTGTTTCTGCTGAAGTCATTGGAAAGGTAACTGCCTCTCCACAGGTAGATTTGAGGATTGATGGAGTTGCGTATTTGAATGAGAAAACTTCTGTGCTTCGTGACATCTGGGAAGAAACCAGCTTTAAACTGGAAAAGTTCCAGAGATTGGCCTCATGTGTGGAGTTAGAAAAACAAGGGTTAAAGAGTCGACATGAGCCTTTATGGAAGTTGTCCTTCACACCGAACTTTACGGATCAGAAATATATGACTGCCACTTCAAAGCCAAAGGTTGCTGTGATTCGGGAGGAAGGCAGCAATGGAGACAGAGAGATGTCTGCTGCTTTCTATGCTGCAGGATTTGAACCATGGGATGTTGCAATGTCAGACCTTCTGAATGGAGTCGTCTCTTTGCACGAATTCCGAGGGATTGTGTTTGTTGGTGGGTTTAGCTACGCCGATGTGCTTGATTCTGCAAAGGGTTGGGCTGCTTCCATACGCTTTAACCAGCCTCTATTGAATCAATTTCAGGAATTCTATAACCGTCCCGACACTTTCAGCCTTGGGGTTTGCAATGGTTGCCAACTCATGGCTCTACTGGGTTGGGTACCAGGGCCTCAGGTTGGAGGTGTTCTTGGTAAAGGTGGAGACCCATCACAGCCAAGATTTGTACACAACGAGTCTGGGCGATTTGAGTGCCGCTTCACAAGTGTGACAATACAAGAATCACCATCAATAATGTTTAAAGGAATGGAGGGTAGTACACTGGGAGTCTGGGCTGCCCATGGTGAGGGAAGAGCTTATTTCCCTGATAATAGTGTCCTGAATGATATTCTTGGTTCAAACTTAGCTCCAGTGAAATACTGTGATGATGATGGTACACCCACAGAAGTTTATCCTTTCAATCTGAATGGCTCTCCCCTTGGCGTGGCAGCAATTTGTTCTCCAGATGGGAGGCACCTTGCTATGATGCCTCACCCAGAGCGTTGCTTCTTGATGTGGCAGTTCCCGTGGTATCCGAAGCATTGGGATGTGGAAAAGAAGGGCCCTAGTCCATGGTTGCGTATGTTCCAAAATGCTCGAGAGTGGTGCTCATGA
- the LOC116012097 gene encoding LOB domain-containing protein CRL1-like, producing MTGLGSSCGACKFLRRRCSNECVFAPYFFYDQAASHFAAVHKVFGASNVSKLLLHLPVDSRSEAATTISYEAMARMQDPIYGCVAQIFALEQEVASLMEEIENIEKLMAYCACEGPEQQCMVNDELLFFSEYNNMSINMNHNVTVPFLEDSYANSTPYSQMNMQNPPINGWEDEIFFPFSDSDIPDIFNETIDPNIYLQYQLVDNGNIYH from the exons ATGACAGGTCTTGGGTCGTCATGTGGAGCATGCAAGTTCTTGAGAAGAAGGTGCTCTAATGAGTGCGTTTTTGCACCTTACTTCTTCTACGACCAGGCAGCAAGCCATTTTGCGGCTGTCCACAAGGTGTTTGGAGCGAGCAACGTCTCAAAACTGTTGCTGCACCTCCCAGTGGACAGCCGGAGTGAAGCAGCCACAACTATATCATATGAAGCCATGGCTCGGATGCAAGATCCCATATATGGCTGCGTGGCTCAAATATTTGCACTCGAGCAAGAG GTGGCCAGCCTCATGGAGGAGATCGAGAATATCGAGAAGCTGATGGCTTACTGTGCTTGTGAAGGACCTGAACAACAATGCATGGTGAATGATGAGTTACTGTTCTTTTCTGAGTATAACAATATGAGCATAAATATGAATCATAATGTGACAGTACCATTCTTGGAAGATTCATATGCAAATTCAACCCCTTACAGTCAAATGAATATGCAGAACCCACCTATAAATGGATGGGAGGACGAGATTTTCTTCCCTTTCTCTGATTCAGACATCCCAGATATCTTTAATGAAACAATCGACCCAAACATCTATTTGCAGTATCAACTTGTGGACAATGGCAACATTTATCACTGA
- the LOC116014252 gene encoding thaumatin-like protein, translating to MHAPPIPSLLIIIFLISRFCADGTQLIVVNNCRETIWPGILGNSGHDTPNNGGFRLTFGQQLILNLPETWSGRIWARQGCCFDGNGKGSCQTGDCAGQLHCAGAGGAPPATLVEMTLGTPANAKHYYDVSLVDGFNVPVAMIPVGGGAGCGVAACEEDLNACCPRNLAVMCRGNVVGCKSACLATKDPKNCCTGEFAERNRCKPSAISHLFKVICPRAYSYPYDESTGLKSCRAPRYVITFCPPN from the coding sequence ATGCATGCTCCTCCAATTCCTTCGCTCTTGATCatcattttcttgatttctCGTTTCTGCGCCGACGGAACTCAACTCATAGTCGTGAACAATTGCAGAGAAACCATATGGCCCGGAATCCTCGGAAATTCCGGCCACGACACCCCAAACAACGGCGGCTTCCGCCTCACCTTCGGCCAACAGCTCATCCTTAATCTCCCCGAAACATGGTCGGGCAGAATCTGGGCGAGACAGGGCTGCTGTTTCGACGGAAACGGCAAAGGCTCATGCCAGACCGGCGACTGCGCCGGCCAGCTCCActgcgccggcgccggcggcgcCCCTCCGGCGACGCTCGTGGAGATGACCCTAGGAACCCCGGCAAACGCCAAGCATTACTACGATGTCAGCTTGGTCGACGGGTTTAACGTCCCCGTGGCCATGATTCCGGTGGGCGGCGGCGCCGGCTGCGGCGTGGCGGCGTGCGAGGAAGATTTGAACGCTTGCTGTCCCAGGAATCTGGCGGTTATGTGTCGGGGAAATGTGGTGGGGTGCAAAAGTGCGTGTTTAGCTACTAAGGATCCTAAGAATTGCTGCACGGGAGAATTTGCAGAGAGGAATAGGTGTAAACCCTCCGCCATTTCTCATTTGTTTAAGGTTATTTGTCCTAGGGCTTATAGTTATCCTTATGATGAGTCCACCGGGCTCAAGAGCTGCCGGGCGCCCCGCTATGTCATCACTTTCTGCCCGCCAAATTGA